A part of Micromonospora chersina genomic DNA contains:
- a CDS encoding glycoside hydrolase family 13 protein → MSTPDSGPWWRGAVIYQVYPRSFADGGGDGVGDIAGIRSRLPYLAELGIDAIWFSPWYPSPMADAGYDVADYRDIDPVFGTLAEAEALISEAHALGIRTIVDVVPNHCSDAHPWFQAALAGGPDAPERELFWFRPGRGPGGDQRPTDWIGEFGGPTWTRTVNPDGTPGDWYLHLFAPEQPDFNWDHPRVRAEFEDILRFWFDRGVDGIRIDSAGLLVKDGTLPETLPDRPHPFRDLDGVHEIYRDWRRVADSYPGDRALIGEVWLPDRQRFANYLRPDELHAAFNFDFLGCAWDAAALRESIDGTLSAHAPVGAPATWVLSNHDVTRHVTRYGRADTRFSFAAKREGIPTDLELGTRRARAAALLSLALPGAAYVYQGEELGLWEVEDIPYELRQDPMWERSGRVDPGRDGCRVPLPWTGDAPPFGFSPDGAAAAPWLPQPADWKDRTVRAQTGDPHSMLELYRAAIGIRRSEAALGDGGLTWLPAPDKVLAFARDPGFTCVVNLSAAAVPLPAHERLLLASGPLDDDRLPPDTAAWLRTR, encoded by the coding sequence GTGTCCACACCAGACAGCGGTCCGTGGTGGCGTGGAGCGGTGATCTACCAGGTGTACCCGCGGAGCTTCGCCGACGGCGGTGGCGACGGCGTCGGTGACATCGCCGGCATCCGGTCCCGGCTGCCCTACCTGGCCGAGCTCGGCATCGACGCGATCTGGTTCAGCCCCTGGTACCCCTCACCCATGGCCGACGCCGGCTACGACGTGGCCGACTACCGCGACATCGACCCGGTCTTCGGCACCCTCGCCGAGGCGGAGGCGCTGATCAGCGAGGCGCACGCGCTCGGCATCCGGACCATCGTCGACGTCGTGCCGAACCACTGCTCCGACGCGCACCCCTGGTTCCAGGCCGCCCTCGCCGGCGGGCCGGACGCGCCGGAGCGGGAGCTGTTCTGGTTCCGCCCCGGCCGCGGGCCCGGAGGCGACCAGCGGCCCACCGACTGGATCGGCGAGTTCGGCGGCCCGACCTGGACCCGGACCGTCAACCCGGACGGCACTCCCGGCGACTGGTACCTGCACCTGTTCGCCCCCGAGCAGCCGGACTTCAACTGGGACCACCCGCGGGTGCGCGCCGAGTTCGAGGACATCCTGCGGTTCTGGTTCGACCGCGGGGTGGACGGCATCCGGATCGACTCGGCCGGGCTGCTGGTCAAGGACGGGACGCTGCCGGAGACCCTGCCCGACCGGCCGCATCCCTTCCGCGACCTCGACGGGGTGCACGAGATCTACCGCGACTGGCGGCGGGTGGCCGACTCCTACCCGGGCGACCGGGCCCTGATCGGCGAGGTGTGGCTGCCGGATCGGCAGCGGTTCGCCAACTACCTGCGCCCGGACGAGCTGCACGCCGCCTTCAACTTCGACTTCCTCGGCTGTGCCTGGGACGCCGCGGCGCTGCGCGAGAGCATCGACGGGACGCTGAGCGCCCACGCGCCGGTCGGCGCGCCGGCCACCTGGGTGCTCTCCAACCACGACGTCACCCGGCACGTCACCCGCTACGGCCGGGCGGACACCCGGTTCAGCTTCGCCGCCAAGCGCGAGGGCATCCCCACCGACCTGGAACTCGGCACCCGTCGGGCGCGGGCCGCCGCGCTGCTGTCCCTGGCGCTGCCCGGCGCCGCGTACGTCTACCAGGGGGAGGAGCTGGGGCTCTGGGAGGTCGAGGACATCCCGTACGAGCTGCGCCAGGACCCGATGTGGGAACGGTCCGGCCGGGTCGACCCCGGCCGGGACGGCTGCCGGGTGCCGCTGCCCTGGACCGGTGACGCCCCGCCGTTCGGGTTCAGCCCCGACGGTGCGGCGGCCGCGCCCTGGTTGCCCCAGCCGGCCGACTGGAAGGACCGCACGGTCCGGGCGCAGACCGGTGACCCGCACTCGATGCTGGAGCTCTACCGGGCGGCCATCGGGATCCGCCGGTCCGAGGCCGCGCTCGGCGACGGCGGGCTCACCTGGCTGCCCGCCCCCGACAAGGTGCTCGCCTTCGCCCGCGATCCCGGCTTCACCTGCGTGGTCAACCTCTCCGCGGCCGCCGTGCCGCTGCCCGCGCACGAGCGGCTGCTGCTCGCCAGCGGACCGCTCGACGACGACCGGCTGCCGCCGGACACCGCGGCCTGGCTGCGGACCCGCTGA
- a CDS encoding carbohydrate ABC transporter permease: protein MAQDSGTRTLISQAQLTRGRGRVIYWTLLAVVVVVFTLVFIGPLYWMVTGALKSGQEIAQTPPSLFPKDPQPQNYVDAWTNLRLAKLLFNTFYYAAGAVLFQLVLDTAAAYALSKLRPVLGNVILGLMLATLMIPAMVLIVPQYVTVIDLPILHLNLLDSPFAIWLPLVANGFNIFLLKRFFDSIPEDLMAAALVDGATPLRTLWSIILPMSRPILGVVSIFAVTAVWKDFLWPKLVMPSPETRTVSVGIYAFSGGTPMNVVIAASVIAAIPTVVIFLIFQRNIMSGLTTGSLKG, encoded by the coding sequence ATGGCACAGGACTCCGGCACCCGGACCCTCATCTCCCAGGCCCAGCTCACCCGTGGGCGCGGCAGGGTCATCTACTGGACGCTGCTCGCCGTCGTGGTGGTGGTGTTCACGCTGGTCTTCATCGGGCCGCTCTACTGGATGGTCACCGGCGCACTCAAGTCCGGCCAGGAGATCGCGCAGACCCCGCCGTCGCTGTTCCCGAAGGATCCCCAGCCGCAGAACTACGTCGACGCGTGGACCAACCTGCGCCTCGCCAAGCTGCTGTTCAACACGTTCTACTACGCCGCCGGCGCGGTGCTCTTCCAACTCGTCCTCGACACCGCCGCGGCGTACGCCCTGTCGAAGCTCCGGCCGGTGCTCGGCAACGTGATCCTCGGCCTGATGCTGGCCACGCTGATGATCCCGGCCATGGTGCTCATCGTCCCGCAGTACGTGACCGTGATCGACCTGCCGATCCTGCACCTCAACCTGCTCGACTCGCCGTTCGCCATCTGGCTGCCCCTGGTCGCGAACGGGTTCAACATCTTCCTGCTGAAACGGTTCTTCGACTCGATCCCCGAGGACCTCATGGCGGCGGCCCTCGTGGACGGCGCCACCCCGCTGCGTACCCTCTGGTCGATCATCCTGCCGATGTCGCGGCCCATCCTCGGCGTGGTCTCGATCTTCGCGGTGACGGCGGTCTGGAAGGACTTCCTCTGGCCGAAGCTGGTCATGCCGTCGCCCGAGACCCGGACGGTGAGCGTCGGCATCTACGCCTTCTCCGGTGGCACGCCCATGAACGTGGTGATCGCCGCCTCGGTCATCGCGGCGATCCCGACAGTCGTCATCTTCCTGATCTTCCAGCGGAACATCATGTCGGGCCTGACCACCGGCAGCCTCAAGGGCTGA
- a CDS encoding carbohydrate ABC transporter permease yields MAITTVPGTTRRAGRSGPPYPSPPRRGGLGRKVRDNLTGHAFLIGAVLCFAVFSWYPMVRGIVMSFQRTRRGETTWVGWDNYTRIIDDPSFWTAWQNTFYFTALALVLGYAVPFFVAILLNEFRHAKGYLRILVYLPVMLPPASALFLFKFYAYDPSEAGLFNAILAALHLPTSEWMQSPGMTMPAMVLASTWMNMGSAVLIYLAALQNIPGELYEAAELDGAGIWRRIRHVTIPQTRLILALLAMMQIVATMQLFIEPLILANGAGTGDSATSVAYLIYQHGFFQNDLNGAAALGVIMLVVLAGFSAVYVRLTAKQD; encoded by the coding sequence TTGGCCATCACCACCGTCCCGGGTACCACCAGACGAGCGGGTCGCTCCGGGCCGCCGTACCCGTCACCGCCACGTCGTGGGGGCCTCGGCCGCAAGGTACGGGACAACCTCACCGGGCACGCGTTCCTGATCGGGGCGGTCCTCTGCTTCGCCGTCTTCTCCTGGTACCCGATGGTGCGCGGCATCGTGATGAGCTTCCAGCGCACCCGCCGGGGCGAGACGACCTGGGTGGGCTGGGACAACTACACCCGCATCATCGACGACCCCAGCTTCTGGACCGCCTGGCAGAACACGTTCTACTTCACCGCCCTCGCGCTCGTCCTCGGGTACGCGGTGCCGTTCTTCGTGGCGATCCTGCTCAACGAGTTCCGCCACGCCAAGGGTTACCTGCGGATCCTGGTCTACCTGCCGGTGATGCTGCCGCCGGCCTCGGCGCTGTTCCTCTTCAAGTTCTACGCGTACGACCCCAGCGAGGCGGGGCTGTTCAACGCGATCCTCGCGGCGCTGCACCTGCCCACGTCGGAGTGGATGCAGTCACCCGGCATGACCATGCCCGCCATGGTGCTGGCCTCCACCTGGATGAACATGGGCAGCGCCGTACTCATCTACCTGGCGGCGCTGCAGAACATCCCCGGAGAGCTCTACGAGGCGGCCGAACTCGACGGCGCCGGGATCTGGCGGCGGATCCGGCACGTGACCATCCCGCAGACCCGGCTCATCCTCGCCCTGCTGGCGATGATGCAGATCGTCGCCACCATGCAGCTCTTCATCGAGCCGCTGATCCTCGCCAACGGCGCCGGCACCGGGGACTCCGCGACCTCGGTCGCGTACCTCATCTACCAGCACGGCTTCTTCCAGAACGACCTCAACGGCGCCGCGGCGCTCGGCGTGATCATGCTCGTGGTGCTGGCCGGCTTCTCCGCCGTCTACGTGCGGCTGACCGCGAAACAGGACTAG